TCCTCCAGGAACATTTCTTATCTTAACGTTTTCAATTGGATTCAATGCATTGTGAATCAATTCATCATCAAGACCTAACTTTTCAAATCCAAGTTCCTCTGCAACATTATCCACATATGCACCATCGATTTCACTTGGATTCACTCCTTCAGCAACTGCCTCATTTACAATTCTACCTACAATCTTATGAGCTGTTCTGAATGGTATCTTTCTTTCCCTTACCATAATGTCTGCCAAATCAGTAGCTGTAGCGAAGTTAGCTCCTGCCAATTCAAGACATCTTTCTGTATTGAAAGTGACAGTCAAGAGCATATGGTTTACAATCTTTAAGGTGTCAAAAGCCACATCACATGCATTCCATAAGTGAGGAGTGATTTCCTGCAAATCCCTGTTGTAAGTGTATGGAATAGCTTTCAATATTGTAAGGATAGTTACAAGTTCACCGTTTACAATAGCGCATTTTGATCTTGCAACTTCTGCAACATCAGGGTTTTTCTTCTGTGGCATGATTGAAGATGTTGATGAGTATTCATCAGCTATTGAAACGATTCCAAACTCGTAAGTGCTCCAAAGAACCAATTCTTCACAGATTTTGGATAATGTAGTGCAAAGAGCGCTTAAGTCAAATACGGTCTCTGCAATGTGGTCTCTTGATGAAACGCCATCCATGGAGTTTTCAAGATAATCATCAAATCCTAATAATTGAGTTGTCAATTCCCTATCGATTGGAAAACTTGTAGTTGCCATAGCAGCAGAGCCTAATGGGTTTAGATTGACTCTCTTATAAGTGTCATCCAATCTTTGGTAATCCCTTTTTAGCGCTTGTGCATGTGCCATCAAGTGATGAGCCAATGTAACTGGCTGTGCATGCTGCAAGTGAGTGTATCCGATCATGACGGTTTCCTTATGCTCCTTTGCAAGTTCAAGGATACCTTCAATGAATTCAAGGATTCCAATTTGAATTTCAGTTATTCTGTCTCTTAAAAGAAGTCTTATGTCAGTTGCAACTTGGTCATTTCTTGACTTTGCAGTGTGCATGAATCCTGCTTCAGGACCTACAAGCTTTGTTACATAGTTTTCTACAGCCATATGAACGTCTTCAACAGAATGGTCAAATTCAAGGGCATCGAAGCCTTCATCACTAAGCTTATCCAATGCTTCAAGAATCTTATCCGCTATTTCCCCACCTATAATTCCTTGTGCCTTAAGCATTGAAGTGTGAGCATAATTGCATTGAATGTCTGCATCAAAGATAAATCTATCAAATTCCAATGAAGAGGTGTATACTGCAGCTTCATCGGTCATTTCCTTTTCAAGTCTTCCAGTTCTAATTTTCAAGGATATCAACTCGTTAAATTTAATAATAAATGAAATTTTTAATTATAATATTAAAATAAGAATTCGTGAAAATTCTTTAATTAGTTATATATTATTAAATTTTAGTTTTAATAATTTATATAAATATCTAAAATAGATTAAAAAAAGGACAGTTAAACTGCATTGGGAAAAATAAAAAATTACGAAATTAAAGCAATATTAACTGTAAAATAAAGAGAATTAATTCATAATTGATAAGATTTAAATAATATAAATCTTAAAATAAGTTTAAGGGTTTACACCTGATGTAAACTCCTATTTTGAGAAAATTGGACGTCAAGGAATCCAAATATTATTTTGGATTCTTTTAACGTTTTTAAATTTTATACTATTTTTAAAATTTTAAATTGGAAACAAATTAGTTACATATTTTATGATTCGTTTTTTTAGTGCAATATAACTTTTTCAAACTCAAACAATATTTTCAAATTGATTAAATTTGTTTAAATGAGTTTAATTTACAAAATAAAAGCAATTTATCAGTTAAAATAGAATTTAAAGCCATAATATTGGTTAAATTTATAAATAATTAATTTAAATTATTATTTAGGTTTCGATATCTAAAATAAATCATCAATTTTCTCAAAATCAAGGAGGTGAAATTATGGTTGTGACTTTGAGACAAGTTTTACTTGTTTCCCTTTTCATTATTCAAATGATCTTAATTTTCATTGAGTAAACTGTAGTTTCATGACTGTTGAATTTTACAAAAAGTTTTAGGTCTGATTAACCTTAGATATCCTTTTATCCTAATTTTGAATATTGAATAAAAAAATAGTAGAAAATAGTAAAAATAGTTTAAAAAAAAAGCATGAAAATATGTTTAAATAATAAAAATAATTAAAAAAAGTAAAAAAGTAAAGTAAAGAATAAATCTATTCTTTAGTTTTCATTTCAGTGTATCCACATTTACCGCAAGCGAATCTGTCACCGTGGTCAGCCATGAATACGCCTTCACCACAACGA
This genomic window from Methanobrevibacter ruminantium contains:
- the argH gene encoding argininosuccinate lyase, which encodes MKIRTGRLEKEMTDEAAVYTSSLEFDRFIFDADIQCNYAHTSMLKAQGIIGGEIADKILEALDKLSDEGFDALEFDHSVEDVHMAVENYVTKLVGPEAGFMHTAKSRNDQVATDIRLLLRDRITEIQIGILEFIEGILELAKEHKETVMIGYTHLQHAQPVTLAHHLMAHAQALKRDYQRLDDTYKRVNLNPLGSAAMATTSFPIDRELTTQLLGFDDYLENSMDGVSSRDHIAETVFDLSALCTTLSKICEELVLWSTYEFGIVSIADEYSSTSSIMPQKKNPDVAEVARSKCAIVNGELVTILTILKAIPYTYNRDLQEITPHLWNACDVAFDTLKIVNHMLLTVTFNTERCLELAGANFATATDLADIMVRERKIPFRTAHKIVGRIVNEAVAEGVNPSEIDGAYVDNVAEELGFEKLGLDDELIHNALNPIENVKIRNVPGGPSPEMVQLAIDNMNIFLDNEFEKQGI
- a CDS encoding 30S ribosomal protein S27ae gives rise to the protein MPDKKDLYTVEGDKIVRKNPFCPRCGEGVFMADHGDRFACGKCGYTEMKTKE